A window of the Bacteroides thetaiotaomicron VPI-5482 genome harbors these coding sequences:
- a CDS encoding RapZ C-terminal domain-containing protein, translating to MITEELQKLYQEYTGVPVENITELPSSGSNRRYFRLTGAKTLIGVCGTSVEENDAFLYMAAHFRKSGLPVPEVHIVSENKSYYLQEDLGDTLLFHAIEKGRATSVFSEEEKELLRKTVRLLPAIQFAGADGFDFSRCYPQPEFNQRSILWDLNYFKYCFLKATGMEFQEDKLEDDFQKMSDVLLRSSSATFMYRDFQSRNVMIKDGEPWFIDFQGGRKGPFYYDVASFLWQAKAKYPDSLRQELLKEYIDALRKYQPIDEPYFYSQLRHFVLFRTLQVLGAYGFRGYFEKKPHFIQSVPFAIQNLRDLLKEAYPEYPYLCNVLRELTELKQFTDDLKKRQLTVKVMSFAYKKGIPDDPTGNGGGYVFDCRAVNNPGKYERYKPFTGLDEPVISFLEEDGEILRFLDSVYALVDASVKRYMERGFSNLSVCFGCTGGQHRSVYSAQHLAEHLNRKFGVKVELVHREQNIERTFEATV from the coding sequence ATGATTACCGAAGAACTACAGAAACTATATCAGGAATATACGGGAGTTCCCGTAGAGAATATAACAGAATTACCATCTTCCGGTTCCAACCGCCGCTACTTCCGGCTGACAGGTGCGAAAACCCTGATCGGCGTATGTGGCACGTCTGTCGAGGAGAATGATGCTTTCCTTTATATGGCAGCCCATTTCCGCAAGTCCGGCCTGCCTGTACCCGAAGTTCATATCGTTTCCGAAAATAAGAGTTACTATCTTCAGGAGGATTTGGGAGATACCCTTTTGTTTCATGCAATCGAGAAAGGACGTGCTACCAGCGTATTTTCCGAAGAGGAAAAAGAGTTGCTCCGCAAGACGGTCCGTTTGCTTCCTGCCATACAGTTTGCCGGAGCCGACGGCTTCGACTTTTCCCGTTGTTATCCGCAGCCGGAGTTCAATCAGCGTTCTATCCTTTGGGATTTGAATTACTTCAAATATTGTTTCCTTAAGGCTACCGGCATGGAATTTCAGGAAGATAAACTGGAGGACGACTTTCAGAAGATGAGTGATGTGCTGCTGCGCAGTTCTTCCGCTACTTTTATGTACCGCGATTTTCAGAGCCGCAATGTGATGATCAAAGACGGTGAGCCGTGGTTTATCGACTTTCAGGGCGGACGAAAAGGGCCGTTCTATTATGATGTCGCTTCTTTCCTGTGGCAGGCAAAGGCGAAGTATCCCGATAGTCTCCGTCAGGAATTGCTGAAGGAGTATATCGATGCCCTGCGCAAATATCAGCCTATCGACGAGCCCTATTTCTATAGTCAGCTTCGTCATTTTGTTCTTTTCCGCACGTTGCAAGTGCTCGGAGCTTACGGTTTCAGGGGGTATTTTGAGAAGAAACCTCATTTTATCCAGAGTGTTCCTTTTGCTATCCAGAACCTGCGTGACTTGCTCAAAGAGGCGTACCCTGAATACCCGTATCTTTGCAATGTGCTACGCGAACTTACCGAACTCAAGCAATTCACCGACGATCTCAAGAAACGGCAGCTTACCGTCAAAGTGATGAGTTTTGCTTATAAGAAAGGGATTCCCGATGATCCTACCGGTAATGGCGGCGGTTATGTCTTTGACTGCCGTGCCGTGAATAATCCCGGTAAGTACGAACGCTACAAACCTTTCACGGGACTGGACGAACCGGTGATCAGTTTTCTCGAAGAAGATGGTGAAATTCTCCGTTTCCTCGACTCTGTCTATGCGTTGGTAGATGCTTCGGTGAAGCGATATATGGAACGTGGCTTCAGTAATTTGTCCGTTTGCTTCGGCTGTACCGGAGGACAGCATCGTTCGGTTTATTCGGCGCAGCATCTGGCAGAGCACCTGAACCGCAAATTTGGCGTGAAAGTGGAGCTGGTGCACCGCGAACAGAATATAGAACGTACTTTTGAGGCAACTGTGTAA
- a CDS encoding arylsulfatase: protein MNYKLFSLVSGTLILSSLSASGQKNNTKPNILFILCDDMGYGDLGCYGQPFIRTPHLDAMASEGMRFTQAYAGSPVSAPSRASFMTGQHTGHCEVRGNKEYWTNAPTVMYGNNKEYAVVGQHPYDPDHVILPEIMKENGYTTGMFGKWAGGYEGSCSTPDKRGIDEYFGYICQFQAHLYYPNFLNRYSKALGDTGVVRVIMDENIKYPMYGADYQKRPQYSADMIHQKAMEWLDEQDGKQPFFGVLTYTLPHAELVQPEDSILNEYKEKFNPDKSYKGSEGSRYNAITHVHAQFAGMITRLDYYVGEVLKKLKEKGLDENTLVIFSSDNGPHEEGGADPTFFGRDGKLRGLKRQCYEGGIRIPFIARWPGRVPAGTVNDHICAFYDLMPTFCEIIGEKNYVKKYANKDKEVDYFDGISFAPTLLGKKKQKEHDFLYWEFNETNQIGVRMGDWKMVVKKGIPFLYNLATDIHEDNNVADQHPEIVEKMKAVIFAQHTPNPHFSVTLPEKK, encoded by the coding sequence ATGAACTACAAATTATTTTCTTTAGTAAGCGGTACGCTTATTCTTTCCAGTCTGTCTGCCAGCGGACAGAAAAACAACACAAAGCCGAATATCCTCTTCATCCTCTGCGATGACATGGGATATGGCGATCTGGGATGCTACGGTCAGCCATTCATCCGCACCCCCCATCTGGATGCGATGGCAAGCGAGGGTATGCGCTTCACACAGGCATACGCAGGAAGTCCCGTCAGTGCTCCTTCCCGAGCTTCATTTATGACAGGGCAGCATACAGGACATTGCGAAGTACGGGGCAACAAGGAATATTGGACGAACGCCCCCACAGTAATGTATGGCAACAACAAGGAGTATGCAGTAGTCGGTCAGCATCCTTATGACCCCGATCACGTTATCCTGCCCGAGATAATGAAAGAGAACGGATATACCACCGGTATGTTCGGCAAATGGGCGGGAGGTTATGAAGGTTCCTGCTCCACTCCGGACAAACGCGGGATAGACGAATATTTCGGCTACATCTGTCAGTTCCAGGCCCACCTTTACTACCCTAATTTCCTCAATCGCTACAGCAAAGCATTAGGCGACACAGGCGTAGTACGTGTCATTATGGACGAGAACATCAAGTATCCGATGTACGGTGCCGATTATCAAAAACGCCCGCAATATTCGGCGGATATGATTCACCAGAAAGCAATGGAATGGCTGGATGAGCAGGACGGCAAACAACCGTTCTTCGGAGTGCTGACTTATACCCTGCCCCATGCGGAACTGGTTCAGCCGGAAGACTCTATCTTAAATGAATATAAAGAGAAATTCAATCCTGACAAGAGCTACAAAGGCAGCGAAGGATCGCGATACAACGCGATCACGCATGTACACGCACAATTTGCAGGAATGATTACCCGACTGGACTACTACGTCGGAGAAGTACTGAAAAAGCTGAAAGAGAAAGGACTGGACGAGAATACACTGGTCATTTTCTCCAGCGACAACGGCCCTCACGAAGAAGGCGGAGCTGATCCTACATTCTTCGGCAGAGACGGTAAACTGCGTGGCTTGAAACGCCAATGCTATGAAGGAGGTATCCGTATCCCATTTATCGCCCGCTGGCCGGGACGTGTACCTGCAGGTACAGTAAACGACCACATCTGCGCTTTCTACGACCTGATGCCTACTTTCTGCGAGATCATCGGCGAAAAGAATTACGTAAAGAAATATGCGAACAAAGACAAAGAAGTAGATTACTTCGACGGCATTTCCTTCGCCCCGACATTGCTGGGAAAGAAAAAGCAGAAGGAACATGACTTCCTTTACTGGGAATTTAATGAAACAAATCAGATTGGCGTACGCATGGGAGACTGGAAGATGGTGGTAAAGAAAGGGATACCTTTCCTTTATAATCTGGCAACGGACATTCATGAAGACAACAATGTGGCCGACCAGCATCCGGAGATTGTAGAAAAGATGAAGGCCGTTATCTTTGCACAGCACACGCCTAACCCTCACTTCTCCGTTACACTACCGGAGAAGAAATAA
- a CDS encoding nucleotidyltransferase family protein, whose translation MKAMIFAAGLGSRLKPLTDTMPKALVPVAGRPMLEHVILKLKASGFTEIVINIHHFGEQIIDFLKANNDFGLTLHISDERDLLLDTGGGIRKARRFFENSDEPFLVHNVDILSDMNLKELYDFHLRNGSVATLLASRRKTSRYLLFDAEQRLCGWINKDTGQVRPEGFLYDESLYREYAFSGIHVFSPAVFQLMEVPCWEGKFSIMDFYLATCGQTDYCGYLTEKLELIDIGKPETLARAEEFLRENIVS comes from the coding sequence ATGAAAGCAATGATATTTGCAGCCGGGTTGGGTAGCCGGCTGAAACCACTGACCGATACGATGCCCAAAGCCCTTGTTCCCGTGGCCGGACGTCCAATGCTGGAGCATGTGATTTTGAAACTGAAAGCTTCCGGTTTTACCGAAATAGTGATTAATATCCATCATTTCGGTGAGCAGATTATTGATTTTCTGAAAGCTAACAATGATTTCGGACTGACGTTGCATATTTCCGACGAACGGGACCTGCTGCTCGATACGGGGGGAGGAATCAGAAAAGCCCGTCGATTCTTTGAAAATTCCGATGAACCCTTCCTTGTGCATAATGTGGATATTCTTTCGGATATGAATCTGAAAGAACTGTATGACTTTCATTTGCGGAACGGAAGTGTAGCCACCTTGCTCGCCAGCCGGCGTAAAACTTCCCGTTATCTGCTTTTTGATGCGGAACAAAGATTGTGCGGATGGATCAACAAAGATACGGGACAGGTGAGGCCCGAAGGTTTCCTATATGATGAGTCGCTGTATAGAGAGTATGCCTTTAGCGGTATCCATGTTTTTTCGCCTGCTGTCTTCCAGTTGATGGAAGTGCCGTGCTGGGAAGGCAAGTTCTCTATTATGGACTTTTATCTGGCTACCTGCGGGCAAACGGATTATTGCGGTTATCTTACGGAAAAGCTGGAACTGATTGATATCGGCAAGCCGGAGACGTTGGCACGGGCGGAAGAGTTTTTAAGAGAGAATATAGTATCATGA
- a CDS encoding BT4734/BF3469 family protein gives MTNNFRMSYFMPPIAPIRNEQGQTVTPATLTPFCEVSVEQVYQMITCNENLKALTEQVRGAGDLRMAKASLLPYVTPCGTFIRRSSKFFASPSGLIVVDIDNLDSYQKAVEMRRTLFDDLFLCPILTFISPSGRGVKAFVPYSKLYADDQTRNVKESINWAMQYIEITYGSEMDDSTETPPKAVDTSGKDIVRACFLSHDPQALFREY, from the coding sequence ATGACAAACAATTTCAGAATGTCTTATTTCATGCCCCCGATTGCTCCCATCAGGAACGAACAAGGACAAACCGTTACACCCGCCACACTCACTCCCTTCTGCGAAGTTTCGGTCGAACAGGTATATCAGATGATCACCTGCAACGAAAACCTCAAAGCACTGACCGAACAAGTACGCGGTGCCGGAGACCTGCGAATGGCAAAAGCCTCTTTACTCCCCTACGTAACCCCATGCGGCACATTCATCCGCCGGAGTAGTAAATTCTTCGCATCGCCTTCCGGGCTCATAGTGGTAGATATAGATAACCTCGATTCCTATCAGAAAGCCGTGGAAATGCGTCGTACACTGTTCGACGACCTTTTCCTCTGCCCCATACTTACATTCATCAGTCCCAGCGGCCGGGGCGTGAAAGCATTCGTACCTTATAGCAAACTCTACGCAGACGATCAGACACGGAACGTAAAAGAAAGCATAAACTGGGCAATGCAATACATAGAAATAACCTACGGATCAGAAATGGACGACTCCACAGAAACTCCGCCAAAAGCCGTAGACACCTCCGGCAAAGACATCGTAAGAGCCTGTTTCCTCAGCCACGACCCACAAGCACTATTCAGAGAGTATTAA
- a CDS encoding two-component regulator propeller domain-containing protein yields the protein MKARLYIVLCIAFITQMAGVLPLQAGHYYYKQISLKEGLPSTVRCILTDEQGFVWIGTRSGLGRFDGHELKKYIHHADDPHSLPHDLVLQIAEDEQYNIWILTDKGVARYQRQSDDFYLPTDEKGKNITAYSTCPTPEGLLFGAKNKIYFYSYRDGSFRLLQEFDQTPDFRNFNITILSLWDEETVLCCSRWQGLLLLNLKTGAYSRPPFDCGKEIMSMIIDSKNRIWIAPYNNGLYCFDRNGKQLASYTTRNSSLSNNVILSLAERENKLWIGTDGGGINILEPETGQLSLLEHIPGRDNYSLPANSILSLYNDRNNNIWAGSIRNGLISIREVSMVTYTDVVPGNDRGLSNNTILSLYQQSDDKIWIGTDGGGVNLFNPLTEKFTHYLSTWEDKVASICQFTPDKLLISLFSQGVFVFNPSTGEKQPFTIIDDETTTRLCNRGKAVNLYQNSPDNVLLLGDHVYQYDLNKRTFRIATEQEGQDIIGALLPITNHENYTYLNDTKRIYQLDKRNNRLTSLFRCFNDTVINSVARDEYGDFWIGSNYGLIHYNPATKVRTPFTTTLFTEVTLIVCDQQGKVWFGTNDMLFAWLIKEKKFVLFGESDGAIQNEYLSKPRLLSSHGDVYMGGVKGLLHINSNLPPATSELPKLQLSDVIVNGESVNNELCGDPTGISVPWNSNISIRIMSKEEDIFRQKVYRYQIEGLNDQQIESYNPELVIRSLPPGDYQIMASCTAKDGSWIPSQQILELTVLPPWYRTWWFTLGCALLVTGMIVETFRRTLKRKEDKLKWAMKEHEQQVYEEKVRFLINISHELRTPLTLIHAPLSRILKSLSPADTQYLPLKAIYRQSQRMKNLINMVLDVRKMEVGESKLLIQPHPLNEWIEHVSQDFVSEGEAKNIQIHYRLDPRIKIVSFDKDKCEIILSNLLINALKHSPQDTEITITSELLPEEKRVRISITDQGCGLQQVDTQKLFTRFYQGMGEQSGTGIGLSYSKILVELHGGSIGARDNSESGATFFFELPLKLESEEIICQPKAYLNELMSDDSSKQSQEEDSFATAPYSILVVDDNPDLTDFLKKALGEYFKRILTASDGVEALQLIKSHTPDIIVSDVMMPRMNGYELCKNIKEDIAISHIPVILLTARDDKQSQMSGYKNGADAYLTKPFEVEMLMELIRNRLKNREHTKKRYLNAGLIPAPEESTFSQADETFLLKLNKIIQENLDSSRLDIPFICKEIGMSRASLYNKLKALTDMGANDYINKFRMEQAILLITGTEMSFTEIAEKVGFTTSRYFSTTFKQYTGETPTQYKEKHKRETSKTINQ from the coding sequence ATGAAAGCAAGACTCTATATCGTCCTATGCATCGCATTTATCACACAAATGGCCGGTGTCCTTCCTTTACAGGCGGGGCATTACTATTACAAGCAGATTTCTCTGAAAGAAGGACTACCTTCCACCGTCCGGTGTATCCTTACGGATGAACAGGGATTCGTGTGGATAGGCACCCGCTCCGGTCTGGGACGGTTTGACGGCCACGAACTGAAGAAATACATCCATCATGCAGACGATCCGCATTCGTTGCCTCACGACCTCGTCCTTCAGATTGCAGAAGACGAACAATACAATATCTGGATCTTGACTGATAAAGGGGTGGCACGCTACCAACGGCAAAGTGACGACTTCTACCTGCCAACCGACGAAAAAGGAAAGAACATCACCGCATATTCCACCTGCCCTACCCCAGAGGGGTTATTATTCGGAGCCAAAAACAAAATTTACTTTTACAGCTACCGGGACGGTTCTTTCCGCCTGCTGCAGGAATTCGACCAGACACCGGATTTCAGAAACTTCAATATCACGATACTCAGCCTTTGGGATGAAGAAACTGTACTCTGTTGCAGCCGCTGGCAAGGGCTACTCCTGCTCAACCTGAAAACCGGAGCATACAGCCGCCCGCCTTTCGACTGCGGAAAGGAGATTATGAGCATGATCATCGACTCGAAGAACCGGATATGGATTGCCCCCTACAATAACGGGCTCTACTGTTTCGACCGGAACGGAAAACAACTGGCATCATACACCACCCGCAACTCCTCGCTGAGCAACAATGTCATACTCAGCCTTGCCGAACGGGAGAACAAACTATGGATCGGAACGGACGGAGGCGGTATCAACATCCTCGAACCGGAAACCGGACAGCTTTCCCTGCTGGAACACATCCCCGGCAGAGACAACTATTCGCTCCCCGCCAACTCCATCCTCAGCCTCTACAACGACCGTAACAACAATATATGGGCAGGAAGTATCCGGAACGGACTGATCAGCATCCGCGAAGTGTCAATGGTGACCTACACGGACGTAGTGCCCGGCAACGACCGTGGACTGAGCAACAACACCATCCTCAGCCTCTATCAGCAGTCCGACGATAAAATATGGATCGGAACAGACGGAGGCGGAGTCAACCTTTTCAATCCTCTCACGGAGAAGTTCACCCATTATCTCTCTACGTGGGAAGACAAAGTGGCATCTATCTGTCAGTTCACTCCCGACAAACTACTGATCTCGCTCTTCTCACAGGGAGTGTTCGTCTTCAATCCGTCTACCGGAGAGAAACAACCGTTCACAATCATTGACGACGAAACGACCACCCGCCTCTGCAATCGGGGAAAAGCGGTCAACCTATATCAAAACAGCCCCGACAACGTGCTGCTGCTCGGCGACCACGTCTATCAATACGACCTGAACAAACGCACTTTCCGGATTGCCACCGAACAGGAGGGACAGGACATCATCGGCGCTCTTCTGCCCATCACCAATCACGAAAACTATACCTATCTCAACGATACGAAACGTATCTACCAACTGGACAAACGGAACAACCGCCTGACGTCTCTGTTCCGTTGCTTCAACGATACGGTCATCAATTCCGTTGCGCGTGACGAATACGGAGACTTCTGGATAGGGAGCAACTACGGACTGATCCACTATAATCCCGCTACCAAAGTACGTACTCCCTTTACCACCACGCTATTCACGGAAGTAACGCTCATCGTGTGCGACCAGCAGGGAAAAGTATGGTTCGGAACGAATGACATGCTTTTCGCATGGCTCATCAAAGAAAAGAAATTCGTACTGTTCGGCGAATCGGATGGTGCCATTCAAAACGAATATCTTTCCAAACCCCGTCTGCTGAGCAGCCACGGAGATGTCTACATGGGCGGCGTCAAAGGACTGCTGCATATCAACAGCAATCTGCCGCCGGCTACTTCCGAGCTGCCCAAACTGCAATTATCGGATGTCATCGTCAACGGAGAATCCGTCAACAATGAACTGTGCGGTGACCCGACCGGAATTTCCGTTCCCTGGAACAGTAATATAAGTATCCGTATCATGTCCAAAGAAGAGGATATCTTCCGGCAGAAAGTGTATCGGTATCAGATAGAAGGGCTGAACGACCAGCAGATCGAATCGTACAACCCGGAACTGGTCATCCGCTCGCTTCCGCCCGGCGATTATCAGATTATGGCTTCCTGCACAGCAAAGGACGGCAGCTGGATTCCCAGTCAGCAGATACTGGAACTGACCGTACTCCCTCCCTGGTACCGCACATGGTGGTTCACGCTGGGCTGTGCCTTGTTAGTAACCGGAATGATTGTCGAAACTTTCCGGAGAACACTGAAACGAAAAGAAGATAAGTTGAAATGGGCCATGAAGGAGCACGAGCAACAGGTGTACGAAGAAAAAGTACGTTTCCTGATCAATATCAGCCACGAACTGCGTACTCCACTGACACTGATCCACGCTCCGCTCAGCCGCATATTGAAGTCCTTATCCCCGGCAGATACCCAATACCTGCCGCTGAAAGCGATTTACCGGCAGTCTCAACGAATGAAGAATCTGATCAACATGGTGCTCGATGTGCGCAAGATGGAAGTGGGAGAAAGCAAACTGCTCATACAGCCTCACCCGCTCAACGAATGGATCGAACATGTATCGCAAGATTTCGTCAGCGAAGGGGAAGCAAAGAATATACAGATTCATTACCGGCTCGATCCACGCATCAAAATAGTGAGTTTCGATAAGGACAAATGTGAAATCATTCTGAGTAATCTGCTGATCAATGCACTGAAACACAGCCCGCAAGACACGGAAATCACCATCACTTCAGAACTGCTGCCCGAAGAAAAAAGAGTACGCATCTCCATTACCGACCAAGGTTGCGGATTGCAGCAGGTAGATACACAGAAGCTCTTCACCCGTTTTTATCAGGGCATGGGCGAACAGAGCGGAACGGGCATCGGCTTGTCTTACTCCAAGATTCTGGTGGAACTGCACGGCGGCTCCATCGGCGCACGGGACAATTCGGAATCGGGAGCCACCTTCTTCTTCGAACTACCGCTGAAACTGGAATCGGAAGAGATCATCTGCCAGCCCAAAGCGTATCTGAATGAATTGATGAGCGACGACAGCAGCAAGCAGTCACAAGAGGAAGACAGCTTCGCCACCGCTCCCTACAGCATTCTGGTGGTAGACGACAATCCCGACCTGACGGACTTCTTAAAGAAAGCACTGGGAGAATACTTCAAACGTATATTGACTGCCTCTGATGGTGTAGAGGCACTTCAGCTTATCAAAAGCCATACTCCCGACATCATCGTAAGTGACGTCATGATGCCCCGCATGAACGGATATGAGCTTTGCAAAAACATAAAGGAAGACATTGCGATCAGTCACATCCCCGTTATCCTGCTGACGGCAAGAGACGACAAACAAAGTCAGATGAGCGGCTACAAAAACGGTGCGGACGCCTATCTGACCAAACCGTTCGAAGTGGAAATGCTGATGGAACTGATCCGTAACCGACTAAAAAACCGTGAACATACCAAGAAGAGATATCTGAACGCAGGACTGATCCCCGCTCCGGAAGAAAGCACCTTCAGCCAGGCAGATGAAACGTTCCTGCTCAAACTGAACAAGATCATTCAAGAGAATCTGGACAGTAGCCGATTGGATATTCCTTTTATATGCAAAGAAATCGGCATGAGCCGGGCCTCTCTTTACAACAAACTGAAGGCACTGACGGACATGGGAGCCAATGACTATATCAATAAGTTCCGGATGGAGCAGGCAATTCTACTGATCACCGGCACGGAAATGTCATTTACGGAAATTGCGGAGAAAGTGGGATTCACTACTTCCCGTTATTTCAGCACGACTTTCAAGCAGTACACGGGCGAAACACCGACTCAATATAAAGAGAAACATAAGAGAGAGACATCAAAAACAATTAATCAATAA
- a CDS encoding glycosyl hydrolase family 18 protein yields MRSKFLFLCLFLFGMLTACKDTKWVDVPTGTPPEGSVTGKPGETEEPDDPDPTDKTFINCSYIRGDFFETNRISGASMGACNDLIYLTARPYADGDLTFDLPVNDATLTGAATYAASYNGRNGVLKLDGTGKMNAGDGLLHSPDGAFKKFTFGTYIYVSEWVDGACLFKKVDGGSVVIAFQLGATEGNLKLTVGSATATVTNSALKSGAWHYVAVTYDGGAAKLYIDTNNTATDFTGSLPASVPNTRADFVMGENLKGYLDETFVNSLLMGTLGRNPISFDNWNNTKTLAYWKYDDAAKPGKDSHTWAIRLEQIRTALNGQAGDRKIRLGIAGGEWLKMVGNATARTNFANNVKKVIEQYNLDGADLDFEWAYSGTDLSNYSKAIVQLREVLGKDVFLTVSLHPVSYKISAEAIAAVDFISLQCYGPSVELFSMERFKSDGKAAVDYGIPQDKLVMGVPFYGTTGTAGEQAAYFDLVGKGNLTNTSADTWSYEGKNYTLNSQNTIRQKTQYVCENGFGGIMSWDLATDVDVTHEMSLLKAVKEELDYYANPTVE; encoded by the coding sequence ATGAGAAGCAAATTCCTATTTCTTTGTCTCTTCCTTTTTGGAATGTTGACAGCTTGCAAAGACACAAAATGGGTAGATGTTCCTACCGGTACTCCTCCCGAAGGTTCAGTTACGGGAAAACCGGGCGAAACTGAAGAACCCGATGATCCTGATCCTACAGATAAAACATTTATCAACTGTTCTTATATCCGTGGTGATTTTTTTGAAACGAATCGAATTTCGGGAGCAAGTATGGGTGCTTGCAACGATTTGATTTATCTGACGGCACGTCCTTATGCTGACGGTGATTTGACTTTTGACTTACCCGTGAATGATGCAACACTTACAGGGGCAGCAACGTATGCTGCTTCTTATAATGGACGCAACGGAGTACTCAAATTGGATGGTACCGGCAAGATGAACGCCGGCGACGGTCTGTTGCATTCACCGGACGGAGCATTCAAGAAATTCACATTCGGTACTTATATATATGTCAGCGAGTGGGTGGACGGAGCTTGCTTGTTTAAAAAGGTAGACGGCGGTTCTGTTGTCATCGCTTTCCAGTTGGGAGCAACGGAAGGTAATCTGAAACTGACTGTCGGAAGTGCTACGGCCACAGTGACGAATAGCGCATTGAAATCAGGAGCATGGCATTATGTAGCGGTGACTTATGATGGTGGCGCTGCCAAGTTATATATAGATACGAACAATACTGCCACTGACTTTACAGGCTCTCTGCCTGCTTCGGTTCCTAATACCCGTGCTGACTTTGTGATGGGAGAGAACCTAAAAGGTTATCTGGATGAAACATTTGTGAACAGTCTGCTGATGGGTACATTAGGAAGAAATCCCATCTCTTTTGATAATTGGAATAACACGAAAACACTTGCTTACTGGAAATATGATGACGCTGCAAAACCTGGTAAGGACTCGCATACATGGGCTATTCGTCTGGAGCAGATTCGTACTGCCTTGAATGGACAGGCAGGTGACCGGAAGATACGTTTGGGTATTGCTGGCGGCGAATGGTTGAAAATGGTCGGCAACGCAACTGCCCGTACTAACTTTGCCAATAACGTAAAGAAGGTGATCGAGCAATATAATCTGGATGGTGCGGACCTCGACTTTGAATGGGCTTATTCAGGTACTGATTTATCCAATTACAGTAAAGCCATCGTACAATTGCGTGAAGTATTGGGGAAAGATGTATTTTTGACCGTATCCCTACATCCTGTTTCTTACAAAATAAGTGCGGAAGCTATTGCAGCAGTCGATTTTATCTCGTTGCAATGCTATGGACCTTCAGTAGAACTTTTCTCTATGGAACGTTTCAAATCGGATGGTAAAGCTGCAGTCGATTATGGAATACCTCAGGATAAACTGGTCATGGGAGTACCTTTCTACGGGACTACGGGTACTGCCGGCGAGCAGGCTGCTTATTTTGATCTTGTCGGTAAGGGTAACCTGACTAATACTTCTGCAGACACATGGAGTTATGAAGGAAAGAACTATACGCTCAACAGCCAGAATACGATTCGCCAGAAGACACAATATGTGTGCGAGAATGGTTTTGGAGGAATCATGAGCTGGGACTTGGCTACAGACGTAGACGTGACGCATGAGATGTCTTTGTTGAAAGCAGTGAAAGAAGAGCTTGATTACTATGCCAATCCTACTGTAGAATAA